A DNA window from Argopecten irradians isolate NY chromosome 10, Ai_NY, whole genome shotgun sequence contains the following coding sequences:
- the LOC138333508 gene encoding growth hormone secretagogue receptor type 1-like: protein MNGTTTSWNISSSSELDETSTEMFLEMHVIYKEHLPVIYEIPKIIKAVMYVFGFPGNILACIMWLQRPLLHSSGCYLASLAISDLLFLVLSMMFDLEYIWEIKTIGVPVICQAFPVIYMAVQYMSPLLTMAFTVERLISVRFPLGRRIYCTVKRAAMVNLFLALFVLVAGGIQAYIWDYDYEHHACNIRIGIDEFRKQWTWVTESTMFVLVPVLILVMNVLLIFTIRRSKRRSRHLYGSPPPKHRSATTKMLLVVSFYLIFTTLPVSILYAIGDFFPPNTANYDVDNDPLWQSHFKYMVVREAVYAIGMSHYVCNFYLYLATGHRFRMETKRYFQHFVKNG, encoded by the coding sequence ATGAACGGCACCACGACATCATGGAACATTTCATCCTCTTCCGAGCTGGACGAAACTTCCACGGAAATGTTTTTGGAGATGCATGTGATCTACAAAGAACATTTACCCGTGATTTACGAGATTCCAAAGATAATAAAGGCAGTAATGTACGTGTTTGGTTTCCCTGGCAACATCCTTGCCTGTATCATGTGGTTGCAGCGCCCACTACTCCACTCTTCCGGTTGTTACCTAGCCTCTCTTGCCATCTCCGACCTTCTCTTTCTCGTTCTGTCCATGATGTTTGACCTTGAGTATATATGGGAGATTAAAACGATCGGCGTACCGGTCATCTGTCAAGCTTTTCCAGTGATCTACATGGCAGTGCAATATATGTCACCTTTATTGACTATGGCGTTTACAGTGGAGCGGTTAATATCTGTTAGATTTCCACTTGGAAGAAGGATCTACTGTACCGTGAAGCGAGCTGCCATGGTAAATCTCTTCTTGGCGCTTTTTGTCCTCGTCGCTGGAGGAATACAAGCCTACATTTGGGATTACGACTACGAACACCATGCTTGTAATATTAGAATCGGTATCGATGAGTTTAGGAAGCAATGGACATGGGTTACTGAATCCACCATGTTTGTTTTGGTCCCTGTGTTAATTCTTGTAATGAACGTTCTGCTCATATTCACAATCCGCCGTTCCAAACGACGATCGCGCCATCTGTATGGTTCACCACCGCCTAAACATAGATCGGCGACAACCAAAATGCTTCTTGTTGTATCGTTCTATCTCATATTCACGACATTGCCAGTGTCGATTCTGTACGCCATAGGAGATTTCTTCCCCCCGAACACCGCTAACTATGATGTTGACAATGATCCTCTGTGGCAGAGTCACTTTAAGTACATGGTCGTTCGAGAGGCCGTCTATGCCATAGGCATGTCTCATTACGTCTGTAACTTTTATCTGTATCTCGCTACAGGACATAGATTCCGAATGGAAACCAAACGATACTTTCAGCATTTTGTCAAAAACGGATGA